A portion of the Chondrinema litorale genome contains these proteins:
- a CDS encoding DUF3850 domain-containing protein, which produces MEHEITILKKFAKANHKGVKPWELRKNDRNYKVGDFIKFHVIDDETKEPTGFIYRRKIKYLFEGGEYGLEKGYCIMTLE; this is translated from the coding sequence ATGGAACACGAAATTACAATATTAAAGAAATTTGCAAAGGCCAATCACAAAGGAGTAAAGCCTTGGGAATTACGCAAAAACGACCGCAATTATAAGGTGGGTGATTTTATTAAGTTTCATGTGATAGATGATGAGACAAAAGAGCCAACTGGATTTATATATAGAAGGAAAATAAAATACCTTTTTGAAGGTGGTGAGTATGGTCTTGAAAAAGGATATTGTATCATGACTCTTGAGTAG
- a CDS encoding phage tail tape measure protein, whose translation MDKNTTNKRVNLFINTKESDGTIKGTRKEVTKLWNELQRAEKGSEDFVRKSREFQQADKRLKNLKNEALDLNNSFLSLNKSLKTFGIFAAANLATDLIKEGLSSFINQNAQLSDELSDIQKKTGMTLEEVKELDEAFKEIDTRTSRKELREIATVAGQLGIAKEDVFAFTEAVDKAVVSLGDDFGGGADVVATKLGKLQNLFKETKRLKPDEAINQIGSAINDLAASGSASAPVVADFTQRLGALGDLAPRIDETLGYAAAFEELGLTAEIAAGGLSNILLKAGEQSEKFAIQMGLSTDEFKELLNTDPNQMLIQLAESMKGLSNVQVAETMKELKIGTQESIKVISLLSKQTDLLKTKQEIANQAMEKATSLTDEFNIKNNNLAGNLEKIQKRLLGAFVNSQIMEGIENMVSWVAKYIEIPLSEKLEDEQLKLIETKNRLYDVNLQQEDRVKLINELIKEYPDYFAGIDAETATNKELARTIKAINDQLINKIILQKEDEKISEQNEIVAEKRLQLIKAEAALRKQNAEVESKYQSYFESGRFSYQDDLTEMENYQEFLIFLQKERQEAIRNRRSYDEVALSDVRDLNSAIADVQEAKRDLFEVENQTNLLLKSRQELMEQLSKQTQDDEVQSKADLEYWKKVADERLNPKEEDPDGSRTSPFDIDEKKGEAELEKLKKQQQKVLEEYQKFEEALEREKELRHYKGLEEAQKRAEEQDELRDEIYQMGLNDREREIYEIQQHYDHLIEMAKELRLEEEEIETLKQMKLNAIHNAGLKDREMNTQESMQAMNSLFNAFSQLQAGLLQAAANNDQEYLEFQKGLTIAQIAIDTGSAIAAVTAKNAQSSLTPIDYAIKVAAAITTVLANMVKAKNLMDSEEIPSAPSFFYGGDTGSKALYRDQYGPVTGAVHANEYVIPEYLRKDPEVADFERIIEAKRTNTDLRYQKRKQISMEGQTAKNDDLAGAIIALDAKFNATMEKIDTWRSSLTAKIIYKEVREFEDDIDYVEQNSKL comes from the coding sequence ATGGATAAAAATACCACCAATAAGCGTGTTAACTTATTTATTAATACCAAAGAATCTGATGGAACGATTAAGGGCACAAGAAAAGAAGTCACCAAGCTATGGAATGAATTGCAACGAGCTGAAAAAGGCAGTGAAGATTTTGTCCGCAAATCAAGAGAGTTCCAACAGGCAGATAAAAGGCTCAAGAACCTAAAAAATGAAGCACTGGATCTAAACAACTCTTTTCTTAGCTTAAACAAAAGCCTGAAAACATTTGGGATCTTTGCCGCTGCTAACTTAGCCACAGATTTAATCAAAGAAGGCCTTTCCAGTTTTATCAATCAAAATGCCCAACTCTCTGATGAACTTTCAGATATCCAGAAAAAAACTGGGATGACCCTTGAAGAAGTCAAAGAGCTGGATGAAGCCTTCAAAGAAATTGATACAAGAACATCAAGAAAAGAATTAAGAGAAATTGCCACTGTAGCTGGCCAGTTAGGTATTGCAAAAGAAGATGTATTTGCCTTTACTGAAGCAGTAGACAAAGCTGTAGTTTCATTAGGAGATGATTTTGGAGGAGGAGCTGATGTGGTGGCCACCAAGCTAGGCAAACTTCAAAACCTGTTTAAAGAAACTAAAAGACTCAAGCCTGATGAAGCCATTAATCAAATCGGTAGTGCCATTAATGACCTAGCAGCCTCAGGCTCTGCTTCAGCTCCAGTGGTAGCAGATTTTACTCAAAGGTTAGGTGCCTTAGGAGATTTAGCTCCCCGAATTGATGAAACCTTAGGTTATGCAGCTGCCTTTGAAGAATTAGGACTCACCGCTGAAATAGCAGCTGGAGGTTTATCCAATATCTTACTAAAAGCTGGAGAACAATCTGAGAAATTTGCCATACAAATGGGATTAAGCACAGACGAGTTTAAGGAATTGCTCAATACAGATCCCAATCAAATGCTCATACAACTGGCCGAATCCATGAAAGGACTTTCCAATGTGCAAGTAGCCGAAACCATGAAGGAATTAAAGATTGGCACTCAGGAATCCATCAAAGTAATCAGCTTGCTTTCCAAGCAAACAGACCTGCTTAAAACAAAACAAGAAATAGCCAATCAGGCTATGGAAAAAGCTACCAGTTTAACAGATGAATTCAACATCAAGAATAATAACCTAGCCGGAAACCTTGAAAAAATTCAAAAGCGATTACTAGGAGCTTTTGTAAACTCTCAAATCATGGAAGGAATCGAAAACATGGTGTCTTGGGTTGCTAAATATATTGAAATACCACTTTCTGAAAAGCTGGAGGATGAACAGTTAAAATTAATAGAAACCAAAAATAGGCTCTATGATGTAAACCTTCAACAAGAAGACAGGGTAAAGCTCATCAATGAATTAATCAAAGAATACCCAGATTATTTTGCTGGTATAGATGCAGAAACAGCGACCAATAAAGAGCTCGCCAGAACCATAAAAGCAATCAATGATCAACTCATCAATAAAATTATTTTGCAAAAAGAAGATGAGAAAATCAGCGAGCAAAATGAAATAGTGGCGGAAAAAAGACTCCAACTGATTAAAGCTGAAGCAGCACTTAGAAAACAAAATGCTGAGGTGGAAAGTAAGTACCAATCCTACTTTGAATCAGGTAGGTTCTCCTATCAAGATGACCTGACTGAAATGGAAAACTATCAGGAGTTTTTGATCTTCTTACAAAAAGAAAGACAAGAAGCGATTAGAAACCGAAGGTCCTATGATGAGGTAGCCCTTTCTGATGTGAGGGATTTGAACAGTGCCATTGCAGATGTACAGGAAGCAAAAAGAGACTTGTTTGAAGTAGAAAACCAAACAAACTTGCTTTTAAAATCCAGGCAAGAATTAATGGAGCAGCTGTCTAAACAAACTCAAGATGACGAAGTGCAAAGTAAAGCTGATTTGGAATACTGGAAAAAGGTGGCTGATGAAAGATTGAACCCTAAAGAAGAGGATCCAGATGGATCCCGCACCAGCCCTTTTGATATAGATGAAAAAAAGGGAGAGGCTGAGCTAGAAAAGCTAAAAAAACAGCAACAAAAAGTACTGGAAGAATATCAAAAATTTGAGGAAGCCCTTGAAAGAGAAAAAGAACTCAGGCATTATAAAGGACTAGAAGAAGCCCAAAAAAGAGCTGAGGAGCAAGATGAATTGAGAGATGAAATTTACCAAATGGGTTTAAATGATCGAGAAAGGGAGATTTATGAAATCCAGCAACATTATGATCATTTAATTGAAATGGCCAAAGAATTAAGATTGGAAGAAGAGGAAATTGAAACCCTCAAACAAATGAAATTAAATGCCATCCACAATGCTGGTTTAAAGGATCGAGAAATGAACACCCAAGAATCCATGCAAGCCATGAATTCCTTGTTTAATGCCTTTTCTCAGTTACAAGCTGGCCTATTGCAAGCAGCTGCAAATAATGACCAAGAATACCTGGAATTTCAAAAAGGCCTCACCATTGCCCAGATTGCTATTGATACAGGTAGTGCCATTGCAGCTGTTACTGCAAAGAATGCCCAATCATCTCTCACCCCTATTGATTATGCCATCAAGGTAGCCGCTGCAATCACTACGGTTTTAGCCAATATGGTAAAGGCAAAGAACTTAATGGACTCCGAAGAAATCCCGTCTGCCCCATCATTTTTCTATGGGGGTGATACTGGTTCCAAAGCACTTTATCGAGATCAATATGGTCCTGTTACTGGAGCAGTCCATGCCAATGAATATGTAATTCCTGAGTATTTAAGAAAAGATCCAGAAGTAGCCGATTTTGAACGGATCATTGAAGCCAAAAGAACCAATACCGATTTGAGGTATCAAAAAAGAAAACAAATTTCTATGGAGGGACAAACGGCTAAAAATGATGATTTGGCTGGTGCCATCATTGCATTAGATGCTAAGTTCAATGCTACCATGGAGAAAATAGATACCTGGAGATCCAGTCTAACTGCCAAGATCATTTATAAAGAGGTTCGGGAATTTGAAGATGATATTGATTATGTAGAACAAAATTCCAAGCTATGA